One segment of Vigna radiata var. radiata cultivar VC1973A unplaced genomic scaffold, Vradiata_ver6 scaffold_437, whole genome shotgun sequence DNA contains the following:
- the LOC106778696 gene encoding uncharacterized protein LOC106778696 produces the protein MSLVMADGSPKRPYGVVEDVMVQINDLRFLVDFVVLEMEENAEIPIILGRSFMKTAKVIVNVDEGTIALKGQEEEVIFDTCNTGRQAQVKKTNPKASFKDASGNGTKAAKSKEKGKKCFMSQVHEEKKDSKGADVHPSPLKEQEGLRLGLPV, from the coding sequence ATGTCACTTGTCATGGCAGATGGATCCCCCAAAAGACCCTATGGTGTGGTAGAAGATGTGATGGTGCAAATAAACGACTTAAGATTCCTGGTGGACTTTGTGGTGTTAGAGATGGAGGAAAACGCAGAGATCCCTATCATTCTTGGAAGGTCGTTCATGAAGACGGCCAAAGTAATCGTCAATGTTGATGAGGGTACCATAGCTCTCAAAGGccaagaagaggaggtgatcTTCGATACCTGCAATACTGGGCGGCAAGCCCAAGTGAAGAAAACCAATCCCAAAGCTTCATTTAAAGATGCATCCGGGAATGGTACCAAGGCTGCTAAATCAAAAGAGAAAGGTAAAAAGTGTTTTATGTCACAGGTGCATGAGGAGAAGAAAGATAGCAAAGGAGCAGATGTTCACCCAAGTCCTCTAAAGGAGCAAGAAGGACTGAGACTAGGCTTGCCTGTATAG